The following are encoded together in the Hemicordylus capensis ecotype Gifberg chromosome 4, rHemCap1.1.pri, whole genome shotgun sequence genome:
- the ATP6V1G3 gene encoding V-type proton ATPase subunit G 3: MTSQSQGIQQLLQAEKRAKDKLEEAKKRKGKRLKQAKEEATAEIDHYRLQREKNFRQKQSNIMGSQGNLSTKIDEETTTRIRDLTNNYHKNMERMTGNLLGKVYNFNPEIHPNYAYTI, encoded by the exons ATGACTAGCCAGTCTCAGGGAATCCAGCAGCTTTTGCAGGCAGAAAAACGTGCCAAGGACAAACTCGAAGAAGCCAAAAAAA GAAAGGGGAAAAGACTGAAGCAAGCCAAGGAGGAAGCCACAGCAGAGATAGACCACTACAGGTtacagagggagaagaatttcagaCAAAAGCAGTCCAAT ATAATGGGCTCACAAGGTAACCTCTCCACAAAAATAGATGAAGAAACCACAACAAGGATCCGGGATCTCACCAATAACTATCATAAGAACATGGAGCGTATGACTGGAAACCTTTTGGGGAAGGTGTATAATTTCAACCCTGAAATCCACCCAAACTATGCATACACAATTTAA